The Gemmatimonadaceae bacterium genome has a window encoding:
- the typA gene encoding translational GTPase TypA, with protein MEIRNIAIIAHVDHGKTTLVDKMLRQSGAFRENQVVAERVMDSNPLERERGITILAKNTSIHWKDTKINVVDTPGHADFGGEVERILRMVDGVLLVVDAFDGPMPQTRFVLRKALALGRQVIVCINKIDRPGADPMRVHEEVLDLLIELEANENQLDAPVVYASAREGTSTMDMAVPAVNLTPLFDTIVKHVPAPPHDAAGAFQMLISTIDYSNYLGRMAIGRIERGTVHVGDTVHLLSVDHEKKPIVGRVTKLYGFEGLERVEMPQASAGEIVCLAGLEGVEIGLTITDPEHPERLEGIAVEEPTISVDFLVNNSPFAGRDGKYVTSRQIKERLEKELERNVALRVEDTDATDTWTVSGRGELHLSILMETMRREGYEFQVSRPRVITHLGPNGERLEPYEELAIDVPEEFMGTVIEKLGPRKAEMLEMKNPGQGMVRLLYKIPARGLFGYRSEFLTDTRGTGIIHHRFLEYGAWAGALEGRSRGVLVSMEHGTIVAFALGNLQDRSTLFVAPGDEVYEGMVVGENSRPGDMDVNPTKEKKLTNMRSKSADDAISLEPPRVLTLEGALEYIEDDELIEVTPKSIRLRKRSLLATDRKRSSREAKRERASS; from the coding sequence ATGGAAATCCGCAACATTGCCATCATCGCGCACGTTGACCACGGCAAGACCACGCTCGTGGACAAGATGCTCCGCCAGTCCGGGGCATTTCGCGAAAATCAGGTCGTCGCCGAGCGCGTGATGGATTCGAACCCGCTCGAGCGCGAGCGGGGGATCACCATCCTCGCCAAGAACACGTCCATCCACTGGAAGGACACCAAGATCAACGTGGTGGACACGCCGGGGCATGCCGACTTCGGCGGCGAGGTGGAGCGCATCCTCCGGATGGTGGACGGGGTGCTCCTCGTGGTGGACGCGTTCGACGGACCGATGCCGCAGACCCGCTTCGTGCTGCGCAAGGCGCTGGCGCTGGGCCGGCAGGTGATCGTCTGCATCAACAAGATCGACCGGCCGGGCGCCGACCCCATGCGCGTGCACGAGGAAGTGCTCGACCTGCTGATCGAGCTCGAGGCCAACGAGAACCAGCTCGACGCCCCCGTCGTCTACGCCTCGGCGCGCGAGGGGACGTCCACGATGGACATGGCCGTGCCGGCCGTGAACCTGACGCCGCTGTTCGACACCATCGTCAAGCACGTGCCGGCACCGCCACACGACGCGGCCGGGGCGTTCCAGATGCTCATCTCGACCATCGACTACTCGAACTACCTCGGCCGCATGGCCATCGGCCGGATCGAGCGCGGCACGGTGCACGTGGGCGACACCGTGCACCTGCTGTCCGTGGACCACGAGAAGAAGCCCATCGTGGGCCGGGTGACCAAGCTCTACGGCTTCGAGGGGCTGGAGCGCGTCGAAATGCCGCAGGCGTCGGCGGGCGAGATCGTCTGCCTGGCCGGCCTCGAGGGCGTGGAGATCGGCCTCACGATCACCGATCCCGAGCATCCCGAGCGGCTGGAGGGGATCGCGGTGGAGGAACCGACGATCTCGGTGGACTTCCTGGTCAACAACTCGCCGTTCGCGGGCCGCGACGGCAAGTATGTGACGTCGCGCCAGATCAAGGAGCGGCTGGAGAAGGAACTCGAGCGCAACGTGGCGCTGCGGGTGGAGGACACCGACGCCACCGATACGTGGACGGTGAGCGGGCGCGGCGAGCTGCACCTCTCCATCCTGATGGAGACGATGCGGCGCGAGGGGTACGAGTTCCAGGTGTCGCGGCCGCGGGTGATCACTCACCTTGGGCCCAACGGCGAGCGGCTGGAACCGTACGAGGAGCTGGCCATCGACGTCCCCGAGGAGTTCATGGGGACGGTCATCGAGAAGCTGGGACCCCGCAAGGCCGAAATGCTCGAGATGAAGAATCCCGGGCAGGGGATGGTGCGCCTGCTCTACAAGATCCCGGCGCGCGGGCTGTTCGGGTACCGGAGCGAGTTCCTGACGGACACGCGGGGCACCGGCATCATCCACCACCGCTTCCTGGAATACGGGGCGTGGGCGGGGGCGCTCGAGGGGCGCAGCCGCGGGGTGCTGGTGTCCATGGAGCACGGAACGATCGTCGCGTTCGCCCTGGGCAACCTGCAGGATCGCTCGACGCTGTTCGTGGCGCCCGGCGACGAGGTCTATGAAGGGATGGTGGTGGGCGAGAACTCCCGGCCGGGGGACATGGACGTCAACCCGACGAAGGAAAAGAAGCTGACGAACATGCGGTCGAAGTCGGCCGACGACGCCATCTCGCTGGAGCCGCCGCGGGTGTTGACGCTGGAAGGTGCGCTGGAGTATATCGAAGACGACGAGTTGATCGAGGTGACCCCGAAGTCGATTCGTCTGCGCAAGCGGAGCCTTCTCGCGACGGACCGCAAACGCAGTTCACGCGAAGCGAAGCGCGAACGCGCCTCGTCCTAA
- a CDS encoding type IV pilus twitching motility protein PilT, producing the protein MAQLDKLLSVMIQKSAEALYLDEDQPSTLKLEGNDTPVTKPLNGAQVVGLLKEIAPPAASANLDQKAPVKFQYTNTEGVFLVRAMLQANKWHCQLTVDDKGEFERRTGMFRAVDLETGVVSSGAAPAPVADAAELKDPAKARVEMERLLRLLVETGGSDLHLRVTEPPILRKSGEMDRIEGPKMTDPQLTALLQSIMPDRNKKEFAEHNDTDFAYEIEGVARFRANVLKDRKGIAAVFRVIPSNIVTADQLGVTPEVQKLCYLTKGLVLVTGPTGSGKSTTLCALIDLVNRSRSDHVITIEDPIEFVHENKSCIITQRQVGVHTDSFKSALRAALREDPDIILVGELRDLETVAIAIETAETGHLVFGTLHTTTAASTIDRLIDQFPADRQEQVRTMLSESLKGVVSQVLCKKIGGGRVAAREILLVTGAVSNLIREGKTFQIPSIMQTSKRIGMVTMNDTLMDLVEQKLVEPKEAWMKSVEKAAFVASLKVKGHDTSFAETDPQTAGGAGGTPPAGQGAAGGTPRSGMAGVKR; encoded by the coding sequence ATGGCTCAGCTCGACAAACTGCTCTCGGTGATGATCCAGAAGAGCGCCGAGGCGCTCTACCTGGACGAGGACCAGCCCTCGACGCTGAAGCTCGAGGGGAATGACACGCCGGTCACCAAGCCGCTGAACGGCGCGCAGGTCGTCGGCCTGCTCAAGGAGATCGCGCCGCCGGCGGCCTCCGCGAACCTCGACCAGAAGGCGCCGGTCAAGTTCCAGTACACCAACACCGAGGGCGTCTTCCTCGTTCGCGCGATGCTGCAGGCCAACAAGTGGCACTGCCAGCTCACCGTGGACGACAAGGGCGAGTTCGAGCGGCGCACGGGGATGTTTCGCGCGGTGGATCTCGAGACGGGCGTCGTCTCCAGCGGCGCGGCACCGGCGCCGGTGGCCGATGCCGCCGAGCTGAAGGACCCCGCCAAGGCCCGCGTCGAGATGGAACGGCTGCTGCGGCTCCTCGTCGAGACCGGCGGATCCGACCTGCACCTGCGCGTCACGGAACCGCCCATCCTGCGCAAGAGCGGCGAGATGGACCGCATCGAGGGTCCCAAGATGACGGACCCCCAGCTCACCGCGCTGCTGCAGTCCATCATGCCGGATCGCAACAAGAAGGAGTTCGCCGAGCACAACGACACCGACTTCGCGTACGAGATCGAGGGCGTGGCGCGCTTCCGCGCCAACGTGCTCAAGGACCGCAAGGGCATTGCCGCCGTCTTCCGCGTCATCCCGAGCAACATCGTGACGGCCGACCAGCTCGGGGTCACCCCCGAGGTGCAGAAGCTCTGCTACCTCACCAAGGGCCTCGTGCTCGTCACCGGCCCCACGGGATCGGGCAAGTCCACTACGCTCTGCGCGCTCATTGACCTGGTGAACCGGTCACGCTCCGACCACGTCATCACCATCGAGGACCCGATCGAGTTCGTGCACGAGAACAAGAGCTGCATCATCACGCAGCGGCAGGTGGGCGTGCACACCGACTCGTTCAAGAGCGCGCTGCGCGCCGCGCTGCGCGAGGATCCGGATATCATCCTCGTGGGCGAGCTGCGCGACCTCGAGACGGTGGCCATCGCCATCGAGACGGCGGAAACGGGCCACCTGGTGTTCGGCACGCTGCACACGACCACGGCGGCGAGCACCATCGACCGCCTCATCGACCAGTTCCCGGCCGACCGCCAGGAGCAGGTGCGCACCATGCTTTCGGAGTCGCTCAAGGGCGTGGTGTCGCAGGTGCTCTGCAAGAAGATCGGCGGCGGGCGCGTGGCCGCGCGGGAAATCCTGCTGGTCACCGGCGCCGTGTCCAACCTCATCCGCGAAGGCAAGACGTTCCAGATTCCGAGCATCATGCAGACGTCCAAGCGCATCGGCATGGTGACGATGAACGACACGCTGATGGACCTCGTCGAGCAGAAGCTCGTCGAGCCCAAGGAAGCGTGGATGAAGTCGGTGGAGAAGGCGGCGTTCGTGGCGTCGCTGAAGGTCAAGGGGCACGACACGTCGTTCGCCGAGACCGATCCGCAGACCGCGGGGGGAGCTGGCGGAACGCCGCCCGCGGGCCAGGGGGCGGCCGGTGGAACGCCACGTTCCGGCATGGCCGGCGTGAAGCGGTAG
- a CDS encoding cation diffusion facilitator family transporter, which yields MSPAAARNDCAPLANGRAGAPPVAHTHADGTSHQPGAGTSGLKWALMLTLVFFFAEVVGGWMANSLALLADAGHMLTDVGALGLSLFVAWFSRQPSTSSKTFGYLRWEILAAFINGTVLLLVSVGIVWEAIGRLRHPEPLQSGLMLVVAAGGLLVNIFVARLLHAGASSSLNVRGAYLHVLSDLLGSVAAIVAGLCVRYRGWTIADPVASIVMTVLIVRGAWQLVRESVDVLLEAVPPHISLDAVRTAIAAVPGVCSVHDLHVWTVTSGMVAMSAHVVVPTPAEHQQALERVHAAMSRFGIHHVTVQIEGQELADCLPHR from the coding sequence GTGAGTCCGGCGGCCGCCAGGAACGACTGCGCGCCGCTGGCCAACGGCCGCGCCGGCGCGCCGCCGGTGGCGCACACGCACGCCGACGGAACGTCGCACCAGCCCGGGGCCGGCACGTCGGGGCTCAAGTGGGCCCTGATGCTCACCCTGGTCTTCTTCTTCGCCGAAGTCGTCGGCGGCTGGATGGCGAACTCGCTGGCCCTGCTCGCCGACGCCGGGCATATGCTCACCGACGTTGGCGCGCTGGGCCTGTCCCTCTTCGTCGCGTGGTTCAGCCGCCAGCCGAGCACCTCCAGCAAGACCTTCGGGTACCTGCGCTGGGAGATTCTCGCCGCGTTCATCAACGGCACGGTGCTCCTGCTCGTCTCCGTGGGGATCGTGTGGGAGGCCATCGGCCGGCTGCGCCACCCCGAGCCGCTGCAGAGCGGACTGATGCTGGTGGTGGCCGCCGGCGGACTCCTGGTGAACATCTTCGTTGCCCGGCTCCTGCATGCCGGGGCGTCGTCGTCGCTCAACGTGCGCGGCGCCTACCTGCACGTCCTCAGCGACCTGCTCGGCTCCGTCGCCGCCATCGTGGCCGGCCTCTGCGTGCGCTACCGGGGCTGGACGATCGCCGATCCGGTGGCGTCCATCGTGATGACGGTGTTGATCGTCCGCGGCGCCTGGCAGCTGGTGCGCGAGTCCGTGGATGTCCTGCTCGAGGCGGTGCCGCCGCACATCTCCCTCGACGCCGTGCGCACCGCCATCGCGGCCGTTCCCGGCGTCTGCTCGGTGCACGACCTCCACGTCTGGACGGTGACCAGCGGCATGGTCGCGATGAGCGCGCACGTCGTCGTGCCGACACCCGCGGAGCACCAGCAGGCGCTCGAACGCGTGCACGCCGCGATGTCGCGATTCGGCATCCATCACGTGACGGTGCAGATTGAAGGGCAGGAGCTCGCGGACTGCCTCCCCCATCGCTAG
- a CDS encoding tyrosine-type recombinase/integrase, producing the protein MNEHLPTQWSFTTGERGRNRVRAFAHPVTGRMFLEFREAGRRTRIALGHRDIEAAKTAAENAASALREHRTVPAGALRLGALFDIYLREVTPQKGKSAQGHDRRAAKRFSECWGVHRELMTLSRRDWDRFVGWRREHGDLRPRKAAKEDQKPEKREVRSRVIVQDLKFMRAVLNWATQAGDGTGKQLVERNPLDKLPFPTDSSVRRPVLVAEEFEKMLAVAPRVSPLCPLLLMIVHETGHRVGAVLQLRWSDLELDNARVRWRAEHDKMRSAHETPLSVEAVEWLKKARRERAHLGDGWVFPAPERPLQPVSRHRARTWWNRLETLSGIAPEPGRGWHSLRRKFATELKNTPLRDLAQLGGWKSAQTILKCYQRADDVTLRAALASRGSLTAAGLVSVERTPRMDTTPPIGQKTHRPASA; encoded by the coding sequence ATGAACGAACACCTACCGACGCAATGGAGCTTCACCACCGGCGAGCGTGGCCGGAATCGGGTCCGGGCATTCGCCCATCCCGTGACCGGTCGGATGTTCCTGGAGTTCAGGGAGGCCGGACGCCGCACCCGTATCGCCCTTGGGCATCGGGACATCGAGGCCGCCAAGACGGCGGCGGAGAACGCGGCGTCGGCGTTGCGCGAGCACCGCACGGTGCCCGCTGGCGCCCTCCGACTCGGGGCGCTGTTTGACATCTACCTGCGCGAAGTCACACCACAGAAGGGAAAGAGTGCGCAGGGTCACGACCGGCGCGCGGCCAAGCGCTTCAGCGAGTGCTGGGGTGTCCACCGCGAGCTCATGACCCTCTCCCGCCGCGATTGGGACCGTTTTGTCGGTTGGCGGCGTGAGCACGGCGACCTGCGGCCACGGAAGGCCGCCAAGGAGGACCAGAAGCCGGAGAAGCGTGAGGTCCGGAGCCGCGTGATCGTCCAGGACCTCAAGTTCATGCGGGCCGTTCTCAACTGGGCGACCCAAGCCGGCGATGGAACGGGCAAGCAGCTGGTCGAGCGGAATCCGCTCGACAAGTTGCCCTTCCCTACCGACTCCAGCGTGCGGCGTCCGGTACTGGTCGCCGAGGAGTTCGAGAAGATGTTGGCGGTGGCACCCCGCGTGTCGCCGCTCTGCCCGTTGCTCCTGATGATCGTGCATGAAACAGGACATCGGGTCGGCGCAGTACTCCAGCTCCGCTGGTCGGACTTGGAGCTCGACAATGCGCGCGTGCGCTGGCGCGCGGAACACGACAAAATGCGCTCGGCGCACGAGACGCCGCTGTCGGTCGAAGCCGTTGAGTGGTTGAAGAAGGCGCGCCGCGAGCGCGCGCACTTGGGCGACGGATGGGTCTTCCCGGCGCCAGAACGCCCGCTGCAGCCTGTTTCACGGCATCGGGCACGTACCTGGTGGAACCGGCTCGAAACGCTGTCAGGAATTGCGCCAGAGCCCGGCCGGGGATGGCACAGCTTGCGGCGGAAGTTCGCCACGGAACTGAAGAACACGCCGTTGCGCGACTTGGCCCAGTTGGGCGGATGGAAATCAGCGCAAACCATCCTCAAGTGTTACCAGCGGGCCGATGACGTCACGCTGCGCGCCGCGCTGGCGAGCCGCGGCAGCCTTACCGCGGCCGGTTTGGTGTCGGTTGAACGGACACCACGAATGGACACCACGCCGCCAATCGGCCAGAAAACACATCGCCCCGCCAGCGCCTGA